The nucleotide window CagtggagggcgggcgggtagGCGGGCGCGTCCAATCGACGAGCTGCGATGTCGCAGCAGGGCCTCTAAATTATAGTGGAGGCTCGCTACCTTGTCCTGcggtgtgcgcgcgcgtgctgcAGTGGGTTTGTTAGCAGTGGAGTGGAGGTCGTCAATGGGTTTCCGGCATTTTGCCGCCACGGTACTGGACCTGGCCCAGCACCCTCCTGCCAACCTGAAAGGTGAAGGTCcatacctaggtactaataAGGTACGGATCTTCTTCCATGCCGTACGAAGTGCTTACTGGCGTcaaggtaaggtaaggtatCTTAGAGGTACAAAAGTACCTACTAGGCACTTTGGGCTGTACAGTACGATACGTACACATGCTGACGCGGCGCTGAAtctgctgcctgcccgccaatCTGCCGGTCGGTAGTTGGGCCCAGATCCATCACCTCCATCAAGGTCGGGGCGTCCTGACGACTGCCTGGTCTGGTCGCACACCAACAGACTCGCAcaagcacacacacatgcacacacaTTCACGGCCGAAAAGCCCTTGCTAACATCATTCTACGTTGCCTACAAGAGGTCCCGAGGCAGCCCATTTCTGATCCACCTGATAGATAAAGTACACAGAACCCATGAATCCTGCACTTTCCTGGTTCCCAAAATAATCCATGACCGTCCGTCCCGTGAGCACCGTCTGCGTCGCTTCACCCAACCCGACCCGAGTGAGCAACGCTAAGCCCTCAAAAATGGACCCCATGCTACTGACGCGATAATCCCGAGTAAACACCCAATCGACAAAAAGACATAGACACGAGCCTCGTTCCCCAGCGGCCCCCGTTTTGTGCTTCGTTTTCCCAGATAGAATATCGTGACGAGAATAAAAGAGCGCGAATAACCCCAGCTGCCATCCCGGGGACCTCGACACGCCCGCGTTGAggtcccatcccatccccacGTCTCTTCCCCCCACCAAATCGCCGTGATATGTCGTGCAGCGTCGTCCAGTGGAGGCTGGGCTCCATCAACCCGTCTCATCCACCCGGGCCGGATATTAGAAAAGTCGTACGAGGATGCCGTTAAATTTTGTTGCTGCGAAATTGTACCGTCTCGGTGCGAGGACATTATCTATAAGTGCTTGCTTCCTGCCGGGCATTCTCGTGTGCCCGACACTTTGCATGTCTAGGTCGCCGGACGCGCCCGTGGTAAGTCGTCATAATACACTCTCGGACAAGGGGGCCGTTGGGCCGGCACATGCTCCTATGCGTCCGTCTCCCGGACGCGGGGTTTGTTCCCTTGAGACACCTGTTCCGAGAGCTTCTTGGATCCTTCGTCCGTCAGGATGCCATCGGCACTGACGTGTGTGCTCGGGGGGCTGCAGCTCTGCGGGCTGACACCTTCGTTGGTCAAGGCCGGCGTAGCCGCCGCGGAGTCCACGCCAGTTATGTCGGCCTGAGCTGTGTTGTCAGATAGCTGCGCCAGGTTGCCATCGcccttgacgccctcgcccgtaGCTCCGAGACCGAGCATCTTCTCCAGCGCCTGGATCTGGCGCGACGGGTTGGCCTTCTTGATGCTGAAAAACTGGGGCTTGATGTCCTCAACAAGCCCCTCGCGTTCCGCACCCTCGAGTTGGCACAGGAGTTTTTCTGCGCCGGTTAGCCAGGGTCCGCTGCTCAGCATGTGAGAGACGTTCATCACTTACGAATCACATAGTTGCCGTACTGATCGCGCATCATCTGCCCCAACGGGCTCgtcccatcgccgcccacTGTCATGAGCTGCTCTCGAATGCGCGTCCGCTGCTCCGCAGTCCCGTTCTCTATGCATTTCTCGACGACATTGGAGGCAAACTTGTGCTTGGACAGCGTAACCAGCTGCTTCATGACAAGCTCAATCATCTCCTTGCGGTCCTCGGGCTTGCCATTCTGGATGACGTGCTGCGCCACGTAGTTGCCAAACTGATCCGTAATCAGCATGTGCGCAGACGCGTGCAGCTCCTCCATGatctcctccttgtccgccTCGGTACCATGCTCCAACATCCGCTGAATGACCCGGCAGCCAAACGTGTGAGAGGCGAGGCTAGGCACCTGGCCTCGGAGCGAGCTCATGATGAAGTTGATGTATTGCCGCGGCACGAGCTCGATGATCTTTTGAACGACGTGGTTGCCGTTCTGGTCCCTGATGACCCTCAAGATGTCGGGTTCAAGCTCTCGGGTCAGCTCCGCCTGCTGTTCGACAAGCACGTGCTCGAGTGCCTTCTGCACGACTCGGCACGCGTATACCTGCACCGACAGGTCGACGACCTTGCCCTTCATCTTTTCTGCGAGGACCTTCTTCTGGACTTGGTTGCCGTGCTCAAAGAATTTCTGAACAACATAGTTGCCAAAAACATCCTTCATCAGCTGGATGGCATTGGGTTCAATCTCGCGAAAGACCTGTTCCTTCTCGTCACTGTTGGCTGACTCCAACTTTTGCTGGATGAACCTGGACCCGTGCTGATCGCCGCTGAACTCAACAACATGGTTATAGATGTCCTTGAGCTCAATGCGTTTGCTGTTcttaccgccgccgcgaaattcgtcgagcagcgcgctTCGCATGCCCTTGCCCGGGTCCTGCTCTCGAGAGGGCCGAACGGGAGGAAGGCCCGAGCCGAGAGCATAGGGCGCGGGCATCGCCGCAAGGCCATAGCCGGCCATCAACGAATGATGTCGGAAGGTCTGACCATACGGGTCGATCAAGCCTTGCTGGAACTGGGCTGGTGGTAGGTGAACGTAGGGCGCGTACGGGCTCGCAAAGTACGGCGCATGGAAGCCGGCGGCAAATTGCTGCGCCGGAGtgcggcgctcgaggtcCGCGATTCTCGGGTCTCGAGAAGATCTGTTGGACCAAGCGtccgggctgggctggtaTGACCGCGGGCTATTGTTGGACTCCAGGCGATAACTCGGGGCAGGGGATATCCTGTCGACAGAGGGTCTCTTCATGGCGGCGTAGTGGGCAGCAAGGGCATCCGATGCGGTCGTGTCCAAGCCACCAAATCTACCAGCGGGAGCCTCAGCGGTCCAGGGCTGTGAGCCAGGGTTCAGCTGGAatgcctgctgctggctctgGGCATAGGACGACGGCCCGTTGGAGTTCTCCAGCGCCAGTCTCCGGCCGAACTGAGCTGAAACATCCTCCTCGATTTGCTTGTTCATGTTGAACGCCCGCTGGTTCGCGCTCTGGGTGGAGTAGGATGTAGTGTGGTTCGATATCTGGCGCTGCGAGTGGATCGAGTTACTTGGAGTGTGCCCGGCGCGGTAGAGGTCTTGGAACGCCGGAGAGCCTTGAGATTGTCGCGAGGGAGGAAGGCTAGGCTCTCGATGACCGGGCAGGGTCGACAAAGGGTCCATGTAGGCGGACACCGAGTCCTGAGTGCTGCGCTTCTGCGAGGCAAAGGCGACAGCGTAACCATTGGAATCATCGTTGAAGGTTttgccgccgaagccgccgcggctcaaCATGGGACTCTGCGCGTCGAAGTAGCTAGAGCCGTTGGGCATGGCTCCGTCTCGGGTTCGATTGGGAGAGGTGCTGACGGAGCGGCCGGGTCGGTCGTTGTTGGAGGCTGTGCCCCATGGGttcggggcggcgccgggccagACGTCTGCCTCGGAGTTTGCATTGAGGGcgctggagccggcggcgtggttgTCTTCGGGATCTGGACAGAGTGTCAGCGGGACGCCGGGTGTGCCAGGGCGCTGATGCATCGAGAGGTCGGCGGGCGATGGTGACGAACCTTTGGTGCTGATAGAACGCTCCCGGGCGTTCGAGAACGAAGTGTTCCAGATGGCGCTGTTGGCGTAGAGGTTGGAGCCAGAGAAGCCAGAGCCCATTGGCTGGTCACGCTTGTCGCCAGACCCGGGGGGCATGGTGAGGTTTGGAAAGCCCCTCGATCGCGTCTAGAAACGGGCAGCGCAATATTGGTTAGCGACGGGCGACGGAGGGGAGGAAAAGAGAGAAAGATGCGAGGTGATGAAGGACGAAACGGAGGCGTCCCTAAGGGGTGGTAAGAAAACCACGGTCGGACGATGCGGTTGCGTGTGGAGGTgagttggtggtggtggtggccgtggtggtgtttagtggtggtggtggtggaggtcTGGGCCCCCAGCTCCCGTGCGGTCGCCCACtggccgtggctgccgcctGAGGTGGGCGCTGGCTGACGGGCTGGaatgggctgggctgggcgggacGGGAGGGAAGAAGGGAGTGGcactggcagcggcagcggcagaggcACTGAGACTCGAGAGAGCCGTTGCGGATCAGACGTCGCTGGGGCGGGCAGTGCGCAGAGGGCAAGGGACagagggcgggcagcgagggcAGGGTCCGCCTGAGGcaaggtaggtaaggtagggTACCTGGAAGAGATGGTGTCTGGCCGCTGGGGGTGCCCTGGGGCCCTGGTGCGGGCGCTGAATGGGCGAGCGCGAGAGCATGGGGGCAAGGAAATGTGTGAGGCGGCGGATGAGCGCCGTGCCCCAAATCCGTGTAGAGAGAGATAGTGGGCCAAGCCTCCCTGGGTGGGCACTAGCCTTGGGGCGACTCTGAGACACGAGCCCCTCTGACGTCGTGACCCCAATGCAGACAGGCGAGCCGACGCCAGGCGTGATGACGGCCGATTCGCGGTTGAAatgcgggcgagggcggccgtTTGGAGTCGGATCCGGGAGCGatgtcgacgggctggagGAAGCGAGCGGTCGAGACGAGGGCAGAGGGGAGGAGAGCAGAGGATAACTGACGGGTGCCTTGGCATGGGCGGGACGAAACAGCATAGGAGAACAAAGGGACTTACTTGAACAGCCATGGCAATAAATAGAGACCTGACGGGCACACAGAGTTCGACGCAAGTCGCTGCTTAAACAGTTGCGCGAGAGCCTTGGGCCTCAAGCTTTATGCTTATGCTGCAGAGCAGGCAGACGCGGGCCCATAAACTTCAGACTCCCTGTGAAACCAAAATGGCACGGCACGCGCcactcgacggcgagcttaAAAGTGTTtgccggcgggcggtgggGTCCGGTCCgtctttttcttcttggtcgacgacgagatgcgGGCGTACTGTGCTGTCTTGTGCTGCACGGTACTGTGCGTGCGtccgtacgtacgtacgtagttgGAGCACCGACGCCTGTCTGTATTTGCTGCGTCTCCGTCGGAAgtggatgtcgtcgacggggctcTTCCTGTCGCGTTGCTCGTTCGACCCAGTGGGCGGGCAGACAGGAACGAAACTGGCTTTGGTCTAGCAGCGCAAGTGAGCCACGAGGAGCCTGCGGGCGCACAAAAAGAGTCAGTTCAGTAGTAGGAAGAGTAAACGGCACGACAAGGCGTGACACGACACAGCCAACACCACCTCTTTTGGTGACAGGGATTTCAAGAATATCGGTCGGCCACCATAGCCACGGCAGAAGGCCAGGATTGCGGAGGCGGCCCAAGGAAGGCCCTAGACGCGGTCCCACAGCCACGCCGCCTTGCGCTGGTAAGGCTGATGGCCCTAACAaccgaggaggcggcgcgcaaacaaggggggccgccgggggggagggtcgGTTTGAGCCTTGAATGGTGAATGACACGGGGCAGAATcgacgcagccgcgcctGGCCAAGGGCGTGAAGATGGGGGGTCGCTGTTGGGTACAAAGTACTCACACTGATCTGAAGCAGTCAAAGCTCCCAACGTACACGATCGAAAGCTATGGCGCCTTTGGAACGTCGATGATGAGCCGCCTCTGTTTCAAAAGGCAGGCAGAGCCTTGgtgacgaagaagaagaagagtGCGGGCGAACAGGTCTGTGCGTAGGCGCGGGTGGTTCCTTGCGTTTGTTTGAACCTGGGCTTTGGCGCGGGCGGTTCGCGGTTCAATGATTGCGGATGGTGCGTTGACCTTGCGCCGGGTGGGATTAAGTACGTGAATTATTCGACGACATGTACAGCCTGGTCGTCTTTGCTTTTTCTTTCCGGTGGTTCGTGGCGTGTGTTTGCttgcctcgtcctcgtcctcgtcttcgcgcTTCTTCAAGAACTGTACTGTGTGTGGATTGTATGTGACGTGACAGTAAgtcgtcgagcttgtcgagctcggTGCAGATTTAGACCGAGGGGCAGAAAAAGAAACAAACTGGCAacaacggcggcaacgacaaaAGACACATCTATGTCCACGAGTATGTGTGAGGAGAGGATCCagagagggaaggggagaAGAGGGCAACAAGGCGCCGGGATGCGGTAGAAGTAGTAAAACGGCGAGGCACAAGGGGGTGCAGCGTCCAACTAAGGAGCGAGAGAGCGAGCGTCGGGACGATGCGCTGTTCCCTTTGCTTGCCGTCCTCCCCTCTGTCGCTCGTCCTGGGGCCTTCGGGAATGTGCCTggaggagccgccgtcgaaaggagcggccggcggacCAGGGGTAATGCGGTAATGCGCGCGAGGAATGACGCCCGAGACAAGGAGGCAAAgggccgccgggccgccctCTGGCTCTCTGATGAAGATCAAATAAAGCCCACAGGAAGGGAGGCCAAGGGAGAGTGAGAGCGAAAGAGAGGAGAGCGCGCTAGCAGCGGCTGCCGATGTCACCAGACGTGCGGAATAAGAAGGGCACAATGACCAGAGAAGAGCGGATGAGAAGGGACCAAGTAAAAAGTACGTAGGTACCAAGATACTAATAAAGGTAATGAGAGATTTGAGTGtgggggaaggaaggaaacGATGATCAAATGCCGAGCTGGAATGGCAGGACAAGAAAAaaagcgcggcgacgagacggacgaggtCCAGGTCAAAGTCCGTCGTCTTTTTTGGTGGCCGCGCCGATGCATTATTTAACAGCAGGAGCACCGGCGGGAAAGGagcgatggatggatggatgcgcTCGCTCGTGTGAGCCTCCCAACAGCCCTCCATGGCTGCACTGCGCTGCACTGGATTGAGGTGTGTGTCAGTGACTTgtctgggggggggggctttttTGCCCCTTCCACGGCCGCTGCTCGACCTGCACCACACGGCAATGCAATCGATCGCCTCGCATGCTGGCGTGTGAGTGAGTAAGAGAGTAAGAGAGTAAGAGAGTAAGAgagtgtgtgtatgtgtgtgtgtgcggtgcgtgcgtgcgtgtgtgcgcaCGCGCCTGCTTaggttgcttgcttgcttgcttgcacgcccgcccgcccgcctgccggcctgcctgcctgccaggTGCCTCCCCAGTAAGGTAactacctactaggtactcTGCTTGCTCCATGGCTGTCCGCCGTTGTACAGACCAGCGCAAGGGTGCCACGAGGGGGGCAgttggacgacgagggccaggcaagggagccgccgccgttcgtCAACCACGACGCTACCGAGTTGCTGACGGGATGGATACACAATAACTCAAGAACCGGACGGCACGGGAGGGGCAATGggggctcgggctcggggggagggggagggggggcatGGGGGCTCCCGCCCGCTGGAGTaggagcggcgggcgatcAAGGAACCTTGgaccgccatcgtcgtctcgcaTGGCCCCCAGCGACACAAACCGTCGACCccctcgagggcatcgccTCCCGCATCACGGCAAAcccccatcccatcatcGCGTCGAGACAATCGCACACGACGGTGCCATTTCCAGATCCGAACCAACGCTGGCGGCATGGCCGGAGGTGCGGAGTGGGCGGGtaggcagggcaaggcagggcaaggcatGGCAAAGGCTatggcatggcatgacagggcagggcagggcagaggcagaggcagaggcagaggcagaggcagaggcagaggcagaggcaggcTCGAATTGGCGCGCACAGCCCGTGCGACCAGGAAACCCTCACCTCAACGACTCAccgggcgcgctgctcggtGCCAGATGCGAATTGTCAAACAGAAGCGCTTTTGGTGCGAGTATCATACATGTACAGAGTCGTGTGTGTACGCTCGCCTTCGCCCCAGCGACGGTGACGGACCGAATGGCTGCATCCCAGCAACGGACGAGGCCAGCCAGACgcatctcggccgcccgcccctcgaCTGGAttgcccgcccgtcgcctcgtcgcttCCTTGGTCGCTggggcgcgtcgtcgtcgagacaAAACGCACAGGGGTCGTGGGTCGCGGACCCCAAGGGGGCAGAATtccaacgccgtcgccccaaTCTCCCCTTTGcacccgctcgcccgcccttTGGCGCCAGAGGCGAGGTAGAGAGACGTCGAGCGACGCCGTTGACTCCACGGCCCCACGAATCGAatcgagtcgagtcgagttGACCCTGCAGAAGCGCGCGGTCAGGGGCCGTTCGGCCGACGACCGCCAGCctgggacgacgacacaACACAATGGCCACCGACCGCCCTGGCATTTGCATTTACATTTACATTTACGTGCTTCGTACGTGCAGCCCTCGAGCCAACAAATCGCCCGGCCGGTGCGAAGCAAGTACGTACGAGTAAACGTAAATCCGTCGAGACGGAGCCCGCCCCCATGACAGGGCGTCACCCCCTGGCCCGCCCCCCaggcggctcgccgccgtccgtcaaACGCCGTTGTTCCCCGGTGCGCCGTTGGCAACTACCTGCCTAGTAACACGGTCCCCGAATGGCATTCGAaacgtacgtacctacgtaACCCGTGAGGTATTCGCGTGGGTGCTTCTTTTCAGGGCCAAAGATGGCACGGGTGCGACCTCGCCCGCATCCACACATCGTCCGCTTCCTTCGCATGTCTCACTCTCCACCTCCTTCCCCACGTTACGCTGTAAGAGACAAGCGAAGGGCGGCCCAtcgcgtctcgtcgccctggcccgTCTCTCGGTGCATTTATCTGCCGCCGTCCCCTTTGCCCTCGTGAGCTCCCGTGTCGTGAGCAGGTCCACTCCGGGCTCGATAGTTGGCGATGCGCCTCCTTGTGTCGTTTTCCCCTTCCACGTCGTTCCTGGTTGTGTGTCACCATTTTCCATAATTCTGAGAGTCGGCTGTCAGAGCCAGTGAGTGAGTCGAGGGCAACATGCCGGTGATCTCGGTCAACCTCTGTGGAACTCCTGGGCTCCTGCCCGAGGCCTTGACAGCTCAGACTCGGTGTGTGCTCCTCGAGCCCAATGTTCCGTCTCTGGAAGCGAGTTGATCTCCAAGACCACCACGCCGAGCCCACAGCCGCCCGACGGGACGGTCCCCAGCGCAACATCCCGAGTCAGGGGATCACGCATATCTGGACTGCCTGGACGGCCTGGACTGCGCCTGTCTGGGCCGGCAGACCAGGCGAGTCTGCTCCGAGGAACGCAGTCCCGGAAACCCTGCCTAATGAAATTGTGCCGTGTCCCATGAGGCGAGTGCCAGTTTGGAATGCGACAGGTGTATCCTGTCATCCTGTGTTTGCCTGCACCCGCCGTGGACATTTTCCGACAAGACACATCTCACACCCCACACCCATCCGTGTGATACATACTCAGTCGCACTTCGCGACCAAGGCGATGTACGGTATCGCGATTGTCAGTGAGTTGATGCGCTCCCTCTCGCACGCCTGGCCGCCTAGTCTTCGGTCCCCTCAGCTTGGTGTAAACTTGCTAACCCAGTTCGAGCGAATCGTCAAGATGGCAACGGACAAGCGAGTAGCACGCCATATGGGGGCGTCCCACCGAAGCCTCACTCCAGACGAGGCACAGGGCCGCTTCGGTGGAAGGGAAGTAGAGTAGCAGGTGAACGTCTGTAAGAGGACACGCGCTAGGTCATCAACGAATGAAGCCGACGGTTAGGCCCCGGATGGCACAGTAAAACGTCGCTCACGTTCAATGCGACTAGCCAACCGCTGGACATGCAGGTTGCGTCGTCATTCTGATCAGCCGGCCTGACGTCTCGCAGTGTCGACGTGGCGGCAtgcggcgaggctgctgtCCGCGTCTTGACCAAAAGTCCATGATGCCTGGCTCTGGCAAACTTCGCAACTCTGCCTGCGCCCACGACCGAGAACATGGCGAGGCCATGGAAGGATGGCTCGCCGCTGCATCtcacgacggccgccttggtTGAACGTCTATTTTCGGACGGCTCGTgacatggtgctgctgcgagaTGCCTCACGAATGCTGGGCGGTCCGAGACAGGCCGGTTCACCGATGTGCTGTTGCGGGACGACCGGGGGCGCTTCCGCGGGGGACGAGGCTGTCACGGTTGCAACTCTGGTGTGGGGTGTTCGTGTTGCAGCGCATGTGACTGTAAAATCCGGTTGCGACCGAGAGGTTGGGGTGGTGGACGAATGTGACTCTATATGTTGGTGTGATGGATGTGGACGGTGGCGGGTTGTGCCATGCCgggatgcggcggcagcggcggcgggtcgacGCAGAGAGGCGGCACTCAAAACGCAGAGGTAGAAATATCCAGTGATGTGAGGGCCGTCTGCTGGCGGCTCGTGATGCGATATGGCGTGGGCCACGGGACAGGCGGGATTCCCGTGGATGGCATCCAGGGAGTTTGATGCGTTTCGCTACTGGCGGCGGGGTTCATAGGTGGTGCGAAAATATGATGTAACGTGCGGTCACTCCCGGGTAGGGAGCATGTCTTGCGCGTGTGCTAGCATCACGACATCcggccgctggcggcagctgccAACGATGGGCAACTACGCGGCCGTAGGAGAGGCCGCGGATGGGATAACACCACGGAGGCAGATGCTGCCTCGAGTGCCCATGTGAAACCAGCCACGAGAGTGCTGACCACGTCTCGCAACTCAGCGCCTCCGAGGTTGATGTCGTTTCCAGAATTCAACACCTTGTGCACTTCATAGCGAGAGGTCGCGACGGTCTGCCACGATGTGGGACAGTGATCGTtttcgtacttcgtagttgTTTATTACGGTGCGACGCGGAggtcgttgttggcggcgatgggcacGTCTTGAACAACGGATTTGCTTGCGTCTATGTGTACAAAGTATAGTATCCGTGACGGAGCAAAGGGAAACGCAGTAGCAGGTCTGCCGACTCACGTGTGGTGACTgatgaggcgggcggcaaAGCCGACGAATGGCGTGCTGGTCGCTTGTACTTGGTCATGGCTCACGTTTGGACAAGGGGACGAGCAAGGCCTAGGCAgagccaccatcatcaccgtaACGAACGGGCACCCGAACTAGCATCAGCAAAGTACTATATatacatacgaagtacgaagtacctaggtagtagtACGAGCACATGGGAACTCGTTCATGTCGTATGTACTACCTACGTTGCCGCCCGCAAAACCTCCACTGTTCATGattcatcttcttcttcccacCGTTTCTTCACCATGGACGTTCACCTCCCCAAACGCATG belongs to Purpureocillium takamizusanense chromosome 1, complete sequence and includes:
- the PUF3 gene encoding mRNA binding protein puf3, variant 4 (COG:J~EggNog:ENOG503NVGT), whose translation is MLFRPAHAKAPVSYPLLSSPLPSSRPLASSSPSTSLPDPTPNGRPRPHFNRESAVITPGVGSPVCIGVTTSEGLVSQSRPKASAHPGRLGPLSLSTRIWGTALIRRLTHFLAPMLSRSPIQRPHQGPRAPPAARHHLFQTRSRGFPNLTMPPGSGDKRDQPMGSGFSGSNLYANSAIWNTSFSNARERSISTKDPEDNHAAGSSALNANSEADVWPGAAPNPWGTASNNDRPGRSVSTSPNRTRDGAMPNGSSYFDAQSPMLSRGGFGGKTFNDDSNGYAVAFASQKRSTQDSVSAYMDPLSTLPGHREPSLPPSRQSQGSPAFQDLYRAGHTPSNSIHSQRQISNHTTSYSTQSANQRAFNMNKQIEEDVSAQFGRRLALENSNGPSSYAQSQQQAFQLNPGSQPWTAEAPAGRFGGLDTTASDALAAHYAAMKRPSVDRISPAPSYRLESNNSPRSYQPSPDAWSNRSSRDPRIADLERRTPAQQFAAGFHAPYFASPYAPYVHLPPAQFQQGLIDPYGQTFRHHSLMAGYGLAAMPAPYALGSGLPPVRPSREQDPGKGMRSALLDEFRGGGKNSKRIELKDIYNHVVEFSGDQHGSRFIQQKLESANSDEKEQVFREIEPNAIQLMKDVFGNYVVQKFFEHGNQVQKKVLAEKMKGKVVDLSVQVYACRVVQKALEHVLVEQQAELTRELEPDILRVIRDQNGNHVVQKIIELVPRQYINFIMSSLRGQVPSLASHTFGCRVIQRMLEHGTEADKEEIMEELHASAHMLITDQFGNYVAQHVIQNGKPEDRKEMIELVMKQLVTLSKHKFASNVVEKCIENGTAEQRTRIREQLMTVGGDGTSPLGQMMRDQYGNYVIQKLLCQLEGAEREGLVEDIKPQFFSIKKANPSRQIQALEKMLGLGATGEGVKGDGNLAQLSDNTAQADITGVDSAAATPALTNEGVSPQSCSPPSTHVSADGILTDEGSKKLSEQVSQGNKPRVRETDA
- the PUF3 gene encoding mRNA binding protein puf3 (COG:J~EggNog:ENOG503NVGT): MPPGSGDKRDQPMGSGFSGSNLYANSAIWNTSFSNARERSISTKDPEDNHAAGSSALNANSEADVWPGAAPNPWGTASNNDRPGRSVSTSPNRTRDGAMPNGSSYFDAQSPMLSRGGFGGKTFNDDSNGYAVAFASQKRSTQDSVSAYMDPLSTLPGHREPSLPPSRQSQGSPAFQDLYRAGHTPSNSIHSQRQISNHTTSYSTQSANQRAFNMNKQIEEDVSAQFGRRLALENSNGPSSYAQSQQQAFQLNPGSQPWTAEAPAGRFGGLDTTASDALAAHYAAMKRPSVDRISPAPSYRLESNNSPRSYQPSPDAWSNRSSRDPRIADLERRTPAQQFAAGFHAPYFASPYAPYVHLPPAQFQQGLIDPYGQTFRHHSLMAGYGLAAMPAPYALGSGLPPVRPSREQDPGKGMRSALLDEFRGGGKNSKRIELKDIYNHVVEFSGDQHGSRFIQQKLESANSDEKEQVFREIEPNAIQLMKDVFGNYVVQKFFEHGNQVQKKVLAEKMKGKVVDLSVQVYACRVVQKALEHVLVEQQAELTRELEPDILRVIRDQNGNHVVQKIIELVPRQYINFIMSSLRGQVPSLASHTFGCRVIQRMLEHGTEADKEEIMEELHASAHMLITDQFGNYVAQHVIQNGKPEDRKEMIELVMKQLVTLSKHKFASNVVEKCIENGTAEQRTRIREQLMTVGGDGTSPLGQMMRDQYGNYVIQKLLCQLEGAEREGLVEDIKPQFFSIKKANPSRQIQALEKMLGLGATGEGVKGDGNLAQLSDNTAQADITGVDSAAATPALTNEGVSPQSCSPPSTHVSADGILTDEGSKKLSEQVSQGNKPRVRETDA
- the PUF3 gene encoding mRNA binding protein puf3, variant 3 (COG:J~EggNog:ENOG503NVGT), translated to MAVQTRSRGFPNLTMPPGSGDKRDQPMGSGFSGSNLYANSAIWNTSFSNARERSISTKDPEDNHAAGSSALNANSEADVWPGAAPNPWGTASNNDRPGRSVSTSPNRTRDGAMPNGSSYFDAQSPMLSRGGFGGKTFNDDSNGYAVAFASQKRSTQDSVSAYMDPLSTLPGHREPSLPPSRQSQGSPAFQDLYRAGHTPSNSIHSQRQISNHTTSYSTQSANQRAFNMNKQIEEDVSAQFGRRLALENSNGPSSYAQSQQQAFQLNPGSQPWTAEAPAGRFGGLDTTASDALAAHYAAMKRPSVDRISPAPSYRLESNNSPRSYQPSPDAWSNRSSRDPRIADLERRTPAQQFAAGFHAPYFASPYAPYVHLPPAQFQQGLIDPYGQTFRHHSLMAGYGLAAMPAPYALGSGLPPVRPSREQDPGKGMRSALLDEFRGGGKNSKRIELKDIYNHVVEFSGDQHGSRFIQQKLESANSDEKEQVFREIEPNAIQLMKDVFGNYVVQKFFEHGNQVQKKVLAEKMKGKVVDLSVQVYACRVVQKALEHVLVEQQAELTRELEPDILRVIRDQNGNHVVQKIIELVPRQYINFIMSSLRGQVPSLASHTFGCRVIQRMLEHGTEADKEEIMEELHASAHMLITDQFGNYVAQHVIQNGKPEDRKEMIELVMKQLVTLSKHKFASNVVEKCIENGTAEQRTRIREQLMTVGGDGTSPLGQMMRDQYGNYVIQKLLCQLEGAEREGLVEDIKPQFFSIKKANPSRQIQALEKMLGLGATGEGVKGDGNLAQLSDNTAQADITGVDSAAATPALTNEGVSPQSCSPPSTHVSADGILTDEGSKKLSEQVSQGNKPRVRETDA
- the PUF3 gene encoding mRNA binding protein puf3, variant 2 (COG:J~EggNog:ENOG503NVGT), with translation MAVQTRSRGFPNLTMPPGSGDKRDQPMGSGFSGSNLYANSAIWNTSFSNARERSISTKDPEDNHAAGSSALNANSEADVWPGAAPNPWGTASNNDRPGRSVSTSPNRTRDGAMPNGSSYFDAQSPMLSRGGFGGKTFNDDSNGYAVAFASQKRSTQDSVSAYMDPLSTLPGHREPSLPPSRQSQGSPAFQDLYRAGHTPSNSIHSQRQISNHTTSYSTQSANQRAFNMNKQIEEDVSAQFGRRLALENSNGPSSYAQSQQQAFQLNPGSQPWTAEAPAGRFGGLDTTASDALAAHYAAMKRPSVDRISPAPSYRLESNNSPRSYQPSPDAWSNRSSRDPRIADLERRTPAQQFAAGFHAPYFASPYAPYVHLPPAQFQQGLIDPYGQTFRHHSLMAGYGLAAMPAPYALGSGLPPVRPSREQDPGKGMRSALLDEFRGGGKNSKRIELKDIYNHVVEFSGDQHGSRFIQQKLESANSDEKEQVFREIEPNAIQLMKDVFGNYVVQKFFEHGNQVQKKVLAEKMKGKVVDLSVQVYACRVVQKALEHVLVEQQAELTRELEPDILRVIRDQNGNHVVQKIIELVPRQYINFIMSSLRGQVPSLASHTFGCRVIQRMLEHGTEADKEEIMEELHASAHMLITDQFGNYVAQHVIQNGKPEDRKEMIELVMKQLVTLSKHKFASNVVEKCIENGTAEQRTRIREQLMTVGGDGTSPLGQMMRDQYGNYVIRK